In one window of Leptospira sp. WS92.C1 DNA:
- a CDS encoding bifunctional precorrin-2 dehydrogenase/sirohydrochlorin ferrochelatase — translation MSRKYPAFLNLENKNVLLIGGGKVALEKLPHLIDCGAKIIVISLEVCSEVSLILKKHPEIQFEQRSVEFSDLQGRALVFSATNDPDLNRRLTEYAHSWKIWINCADDPSNCDFYSAAVLDRGPVRIAISTEGNFAGLSGVVKSALDELLPEENEADFQDLIQFRKELKTMLPDPAQRKRVLKELLQTLKNDYFRIPANQKTI, via the coding sequence ATGAGCCGTAAATATCCCGCGTTTCTCAATTTAGAAAATAAGAATGTTCTTCTCATAGGCGGAGGAAAGGTGGCTCTTGAAAAACTGCCTCATCTCATTGACTGTGGAGCGAAGATCATCGTAATCAGTTTGGAAGTATGTAGCGAAGTTTCGTTGATTCTAAAAAAACATCCGGAGATTCAATTTGAACAAAGATCCGTTGAATTTTCGGATCTTCAAGGAAGGGCTCTGGTATTTTCCGCTACCAATGATCCCGATCTGAATCGAAGACTTACGGAGTACGCGCATTCCTGGAAGATTTGGATCAACTGCGCGGATGATCCGTCCAATTGCGATTTTTACTCTGCGGCGGTACTGGATCGCGGCCCGGTTCGAATCGCGATTTCCACCGAGGGAAATTTTGCGGGATTGTCCGGAGTAGTAAAATCGGCTTTGGACGAACTTCTTCCCGAAGAAAATGAAGCGGACTTTCAGGATTTGATTCAATTTAGAAAAGAATTGAAGACAATGTTGCCCGATCCGGCGCAAAGAAAAAGAGTTTTAAAGGAACTACTGCAGACTCTTAAAAACGATTACTTTCGAATCCCCGCAAACCAAAAAACAATATAA
- a CDS encoding NADPH-dependent assimilatory sulfite reductase hemoprotein subunit: protein MSETKELSPVEETKINSNNLRGKIAEGLDQNIDSYEEDEKQLLKFHGLYQQKDRDRKKDENGNDIEAPTSFMIRGRIPGGRLTAEQYLVWDALGDKFGGGAIRLTTRQSVQLHTLRIFHLREVMQEINKINLSSMGACGDVVRNVTQAVNPLGKKDLQLLDGVAQLLSDHFKYKTNAYAEVWLGDKQVNKDEEDPIYGKTYLPRKFKIAVTLAGNNTVDLYANDMGFAATLTSDGNIDGYFVFAGGGFGMTHNKPETFARAASLLGWVPGSALIPVAEAIVTAHRDFGDRTNRKHARLKYVLADKGVEWFRSEVESRSKVTLDQSKVLPKWETPSYLGWSQREDGTLSLGFHTLAGRIKDFPGKPLKSALKEIIGGYKLGVQITADQDLILIGIKKEDQNKIEKRLEELNVSSKSPSPLYDRALACPALPTCALALTESERSFPELLNGIQKVLEKHGLSDRAPVVRMTGCPNGCARPYSAEVGIVGQQAGGKYSLFFGADSEGTKVGEYVAKKVAFADIPAQLEKAFILWKEEGNPGEKFGDYVNRFPLDKFRDVLGSM from the coding sequence ATGTCAGAAACTAAAGAGCTATCGCCCGTCGAAGAAACAAAAATCAACTCAAATAATCTGAGAGGAAAAATCGCAGAAGGTTTAGATCAAAATATCGATTCTTATGAAGAAGACGAAAAACAGTTGTTAAAGTTTCACGGACTGTATCAGCAAAAAGATAGAGATCGAAAAAAGGATGAAAACGGAAACGACATCGAGGCTCCCACCAGTTTTATGATTCGCGGAAGAATTCCCGGCGGAAGATTGACAGCAGAACAATATCTGGTATGGGACGCTCTGGGTGACAAATTCGGAGGCGGGGCAATTCGTTTAACAACGAGACAGTCGGTTCAGCTTCATACGTTGAGAATCTTTCATCTGAGAGAAGTGATGCAGGAGATCAATAAGATCAATCTTTCCAGCATGGGGGCTTGCGGGGACGTTGTCAGAAACGTAACTCAGGCTGTAAATCCTCTGGGTAAAAAAGACCTCCAACTGCTCGACGGAGTCGCTCAACTTTTATCCGATCATTTTAAATATAAGACGAACGCCTACGCGGAAGTTTGGCTGGGTGATAAACAAGTTAATAAGGACGAGGAAGATCCTATCTACGGCAAAACTTACTTACCGAGAAAGTTCAAGATTGCGGTCACTCTGGCCGGAAACAACACGGTCGATCTTTATGCAAACGATATGGGTTTTGCGGCGACCTTAACTTCCGATGGAAATATCGACGGATATTTTGTGTTTGCGGGCGGCGGTTTCGGAATGACTCATAACAAACCCGAAACTTTTGCCCGTGCGGCAAGTCTTTTGGGTTGGGTTCCGGGGAGTGCTTTGATTCCGGTTGCAGAAGCGATCGTAACCGCTCACAGGGATTTTGGAGATAGAACCAATCGTAAACATGCTCGTCTGAAATATGTTCTCGCGGATAAAGGTGTGGAATGGTTTCGTTCCGAAGTGGAATCCAGATCCAAAGTCACCTTAGATCAAAGTAAGGTTCTGCCGAAATGGGAGACTCCTTCTTACTTGGGCTGGTCTCAGAGAGAAGACGGAACTCTTTCTCTTGGCTTTCATACGCTTGCCGGAAGAATCAAAGACTTTCCGGGTAAACCTTTGAAGTCGGCTCTGAAGGAAATTATAGGCGGCTATAAACTCGGAGTACAGATCACTGCGGATCAGGATTTGATTTTGATCGGAATCAAAAAAGAAGATCAAAACAAGATCGAAAAAAGATTAGAAGAATTGAATGTAAGTTCGAAAAGTCCTTCTCCTCTTTATGATCGTGCTCTTGCTTGTCCGGCATTGCCGACTTGCGCGCTTGCGCTTACCGAATCGGAACGTTCGTTTCCCGAGTTGTTAAACGGAATTCAGAAAGTCCTGGAAAAACACGGATTGAGCGACAGAGCTCCGGTTGTAAGAATGACCGGTTGTCCGAACGGTTGTGCAAGACCGTATTCCGCAGAAGTGGGGATTGTGGGTCAACAAGCCGGCGGAAAGTATTCTTTGTTTTTTGGAGCCGATTCGGAAGGAACCAAGGTGGGGGAATACGTCGCCAAAAAAGTTGCCTTTGCGGATATTCCGGCTCAACTTGAAAAAGCGTTTATCCTTTGGAAAGAGGAAGGAAATCCGGGAGAAAAGTTCGGAGACTACGTAAACCGATTCCCACTCGACAAATTTAGAGATGTTTTAGGGTCTATGTAA
- a CDS encoding strictosidine synthase, whose protein sequence is MFKKIFIFILVFSFISVIFLGFLFLRSGTISTETYYPDSPFDPGKNHHLLKAEWIHKESLDQPYGIAADSSGSIYTSTADHKIIRIRTNEKVETFATLKGRPLGLAFDFFGNLLVCVEEVGIVEIHKDGSQKILISKLPDGSPLRFPHAIDVAKDGRIYFTVSSFSHSFKDSFLEELSSQPGGMILTADRNVTSLEILNQELFYPTGLALSFNEKFLLVSEPFRHRISSVPLYGSKRGIEKFFLTNIPGIPGLITGYSGSFWTGVPYHRNEILDQVQEYPKIKNLLSGLPRFFFGKKTPQGMVFALNDFGDITANYQDSSGTSITGITAALYYAGNIFLVSSTTGKIAKMKPVIEEIRFF, encoded by the coding sequence ATGTTTAAAAAAATTTTTATCTTCATTCTTGTTTTCAGTTTTATCTCAGTGATCTTTTTAGGATTTTTATTTTTACGATCCGGAACGATTTCCACAGAAACATATTATCCGGATTCTCCCTTTGATCCGGGAAAGAATCATCATTTACTCAAAGCGGAATGGATTCACAAGGAATCTCTGGACCAGCCTTATGGAATCGCAGCCGACTCCTCCGGATCGATTTATACGAGTACTGCGGATCATAAAATCATTCGGATTCGGACGAATGAAAAAGTGGAAACCTTTGCGACACTGAAAGGTAGACCCCTCGGACTTGCCTTTGATTTTTTTGGAAATTTATTGGTTTGTGTGGAAGAAGTCGGAATTGTAGAAATTCACAAAGACGGTTCGCAGAAAATTCTGATTTCAAAACTTCCGGACGGATCCCCGCTTCGATTTCCGCACGCGATCGACGTTGCTAAAGACGGAAGAATCTATTTTACCGTTTCCAGCTTTAGTCATTCCTTCAAAGATTCCTTTTTAGAAGAATTGTCCTCGCAACCCGGAGGAATGATTCTCACTGCGGATCGAAACGTCACTTCATTAGAAATATTGAATCAAGAATTATTTTATCCTACGGGCTTAGCGCTATCATTCAATGAAAAATTTTTATTGGTTTCCGAACCGTTTCGTCATAGAATTTCTTCAGTTCCTTTATACGGTTCCAAAAGAGGAATTGAAAAATTCTTTCTTACAAACATTCCGGGAATTCCGGGATTGATTACGGGTTATTCCGGATCTTTTTGGACAGGAGTTCCTTATCATAGAAACGAAATTTTGGATCAGGTTCAGGAATATCCGAAAATCAAAAACCTTTTGAGCGGTTTACCGCGATTTTTTTTCGGAAAAAAAACACCGCAAGGAATGGTGTTTGCTTTGAATGATTTCGGAGATATCACCGCAAACTATCAGGATTCTTCCGGTACTTCGATCACTGGGATCACCGCGGCGCTCTACTACGCAGGAAATATTTTTCTTGTTTCTTCGACCACCGGTAAGATCGCAAAGATGAAACCGGTGATCGAAGAGATTCGATTTTTTTAA
- a CDS encoding CPBP family intramembrane glutamic endopeptidase, with protein MEIIAILKGFFRRKSKIYILLFGFYGSLFLILFLNEEFGFPLLTSKHFLTKTFSSFLIYGFLIFIFYFFLSEKRKIRFQKSGKFSFLFILWSCLVALALMELPYEKILVYLPKPYILWSWKIFKQISQALPLLLLPLLYDFYRHKTKPVPFEKRKNPPYYPILILGIFFSAIGASLPDFREFYPRAPLSNEQLLYRATWVTTLIFEIVYLSTFYFTEFFFRKFIIRYMTLAGRYHAVGMGALVYGIVHFEKPRGEILSSFFGGLIMGALSIRTHSIRGGLYAHIALAAGIEFFTGIYVWKKLF; from the coding sequence GTGGAAATTATCGCGATCTTAAAAGGATTTTTTAGAAGGAAATCCAAAATTTATATATTACTCTTCGGTTTTTACGGAAGTCTTTTTTTAATCCTTTTTCTCAATGAGGAATTTGGATTTCCTCTTTTGACTTCGAAACATTTTCTTACAAAAACATTCAGTTCATTTTTAATTTATGGATTCCTCATATTCATATTCTACTTTTTTCTTTCCGAAAAAAGAAAAATCCGATTTCAAAAATCTGGAAAATTCAGTTTTCTTTTTATACTTTGGAGTTGTTTAGTCGCGTTGGCGCTTATGGAACTTCCCTATGAAAAGATTTTAGTCTATTTACCGAAACCTTATATACTCTGGTCTTGGAAAATATTCAAACAAATTTCTCAAGCTCTGCCGCTCCTTTTGCTTCCTTTGCTTTATGATTTTTACAGACACAAAACGAAACCGGTTCCTTTTGAAAAAAGAAAAAACCCTCCGTATTATCCGATTTTAATTTTAGGAATTTTCTTTTCCGCGATTGGAGCATCACTTCCCGACTTTCGGGAATTTTACCCGAGAGCCCCGTTAAGCAACGAACAATTATTATATCGTGCGACATGGGTTACCACTTTGATTTTTGAAATTGTGTATCTCTCTACTTTTTATTTTACCGAATTCTTTTTTCGTAAATTCATTATACGTTATATGACACTGGCTGGAAGATACCACGCCGTCGGGATGGGAGCGCTCGTATATGGAATCGTGCATTTCGAAAAACCGAGAGGGGAAATCCTGAGTTCTTTTTTCGGAGGTTTGATTATGGGAGCCTTGAGTATCCGAACGCATTCGATTCGAGGAGGTCTTTACGCTCACATAGCATTGGCCGCGGGTATCGAATTTTTTACCGGAATTTATGTTTGGAAGAAATTGTTCTAA
- a CDS encoding lipocalin-like domain-containing protein → MIDRKNFFIFLQRLVKRPIGIFFFFLFFSNLNAEDRPFVFPKDHSFHSKYRVEWCYFVGIIRSSEGKEYGYELSFFRGIFDKKREVFPVHFAISDLGNKKHHIAQTIERTLGGMAGYDKKQIFSGEYFLQINGKSEFHLIAKPKGNSNLSLDLKLNAPFSNLLLHGDRGKSIKSRKNPHFYSYYYSLPGLSTKGELILEGKKIQIKSGNSWMDHEWSSPFDSSAKVELSNRSNSWDWICIQLDDGSQIMAFNFRESPNSASESFGTLRLKTGQKTILEKEGDISFFHDVSFWTSPHTGKKYPLHWNLFIRQSQKDSQLDLKIEPFFENQEFDSRQTTGLSYWEGAVKITGTRAGKTVQGTGYLELKGDRY, encoded by the coding sequence ATGATTGATAGAAAGAATTTTTTCATCTTCCTCCAGCGTCTTGTCAAACGTCCAATCGGAATCTTTTTTTTCTTTTTGTTTTTTTCAAATCTAAACGCGGAAGATCGTCCGTTTGTATTTCCCAAGGATCATTCATTCCATTCAAAATATAGAGTGGAATGGTGTTATTTTGTGGGGATCATTCGATCTTCCGAAGGAAAAGAATACGGTTACGAGCTCAGCTTTTTTCGCGGAATTTTCGATAAAAAAAGAGAAGTTTTCCCGGTTCATTTTGCGATTTCGGATCTTGGAAATAAAAAACATCATATCGCTCAAACCATCGAACGCACGTTAGGCGGAATGGCGGGTTACGATAAAAAACAAATTTTTAGCGGAGAGTATTTTCTTCAAATCAATGGCAAATCCGAATTTCATCTGATCGCAAAGCCGAAAGGAAATTCGAACCTATCTTTGGATCTAAAGTTAAACGCTCCTTTCTCCAATCTTTTATTGCATGGAGATCGCGGAAAATCAATCAAGAGCAGAAAGAATCCGCATTTTTATTCCTATTATTATAGCCTTCCTGGGTTATCCACAAAGGGGGAACTGATTCTCGAAGGGAAAAAAATTCAAATTAAAAGCGGCAATTCTTGGATGGATCACGAATGGAGCAGCCCTTTTGATTCATCCGCTAAAGTCGAACTTTCGAATCGATCAAACTCCTGGGATTGGATTTGTATACAACTCGACGATGGGAGTCAGATCATGGCTTTTAATTTTAGAGAATCTCCGAATTCAGCTTCAGAAAGTTTCGGAACTCTCCGTTTAAAAACGGGACAAAAAACAATCCTTGAAAAGGAAGGGGATATTTCATTTTTCCATGACGTTTCGTTTTGGACCAGTCCGCATACCGGGAAAAAATATCCTCTTCATTGGAATTTGTTCATTCGACAATCCCAAAAAGATTCACAACTCGACTTAAAGATCGAACCGTTTTTTGAAAACCAAGAATTTGATTCAAGACAAACCACCGGATTGAGTTATTGGGAAGGAGCGGTAAAAATAACGGGAACAAGAGCCGGAAAAACAGTGCAAGGAACCGGATATCTCGAACTCAAAGGAGACAGGTATTAA
- the cysD gene encoding sulfate adenylyltransferase subunit CysD, whose translation MNRSRLTHLEQLEAESIYILRETASQFEKPALLFSGGKDSITLVHLALKAFRPGKFPFPLVHIDTGHNFQEALDFRDELANKIGEKLIVRYVQDSIDQGKAVEEKGKFPSRNGIQTVTLLDTIAEFKFDACIGGARRDEEKARAKERVFSVRDEFGQWDPKLQRPELWNIYNGKISPGENVRVFPISNWTELDVWEYIRKENIALPSLYFSHTRKIIYRENLLFPVSEFITIDANDRVEDKVVRFRTVGDMTCTAAVDSQADNIDDIILEIQATRTTERGSRLDDKRSEAAMEDRKRGGYF comes from the coding sequence ATGAACAGATCAAGACTTACACACCTCGAACAACTGGAAGCGGAATCGATTTATATTCTTCGGGAAACGGCTTCGCAGTTTGAAAAACCTGCGCTTTTATTTTCGGGCGGAAAAGATTCTATCACCTTAGTTCATCTCGCTTTAAAAGCGTTTCGTCCTGGAAAGTTTCCGTTTCCTTTGGTGCATATCGATACCGGTCATAATTTTCAGGAAGCTCTTGATTTTAGAGACGAACTCGCCAATAAAATCGGGGAGAAGCTGATCGTTCGTTACGTTCAGGATTCGATCGATCAGGGAAAAGCGGTGGAAGAAAAGGGAAAATTCCCAAGCCGCAACGGAATTCAAACGGTTACACTTTTAGATACCATCGCGGAATTCAAGTTTGACGCTTGTATCGGCGGGGCCCGCAGAGACGAAGAAAAGGCGAGAGCGAAAGAACGTGTTTTTTCCGTCCGCGACGAGTTCGGTCAGTGGGATCCGAAACTGCAAAGACCAGAACTCTGGAACATCTACAACGGTAAGATCAGTCCGGGCGAGAACGTTCGAGTGTTTCCGATTTCCAATTGGACCGAGTTGGACGTTTGGGAATACATCCGTAAGGAAAACATCGCTCTTCCTTCATTATACTTTTCTCATACTCGTAAGATCATCTATCGCGAGAATCTGCTCTTTCCGGTTTCGGAATTCATCACCATCGACGCTAACGATCGAGTGGAAGACAAGGTGGTTCGTTTCCGCACGGTTGGGGACATGACCTGTACCGCCGCCGTGGATTCTCAAGCGGATAACATAGACGATATCATCCTCGAAATTCAGGCGACTCGGACCACGGAGAGGGGCTCCAGACTCGACGACAAACGTTCCGAAGCCGCTATGGAAGATAGAAAAAGAGGAGGATACTTCTGA
- a CDS encoding LysM peptidoglycan-binding domain-containing M23 family metallopeptidase: MMRSLRYPIGIILAIFAVFFFYNPVDSRQKPELLKNLDYNNQSIQRLREDVKNNLRVSVSNLERSELTSLEFYRYVVTKEDNFFKIMVRTGMNIDTLSSVNNLSSPYDIYPGMELLIPNMRGIYESEEKDHSSTVQKKISKKYGISEKFVRFDESKGMWFVPGKGLPKEEKSFFYGVAFHRPLGEEGIISSRFGKRKDPFTRKETFHGGLDIAAEEGTPVYASADGEVSFSERKGGYGNLIVLNHRLGYETLYGHLSSMSVHSGEKVRKGQKIGEVGQTGRATGNHLHFEVRRFNQRQRPVFRNHV, encoded by the coding sequence ATGATGCGATCTCTCAGGTATCCAATCGGAATCATTCTCGCTATCTTTGCGGTATTTTTTTTCTATAATCCTGTCGACTCCCGTCAAAAGCCGGAACTTCTCAAAAATCTAGATTACAACAACCAATCGATCCAACGTCTCAGAGAAGACGTAAAAAACAATCTGCGAGTATCGGTCTCCAATTTAGAGAGATCGGAACTGACTTCTTTAGAATTTTACAGATACGTTGTGACCAAAGAGGATAATTTTTTTAAGATCATGGTCAGAACCGGGATGAACATCGATACTCTTTCGTCAGTAAACAACCTTTCCTCGCCATATGATATTTATCCGGGAATGGAGCTTCTGATTCCCAATATGCGCGGAATTTACGAATCGGAGGAAAAAGATCATTCTTCAACGGTTCAGAAAAAAATTTCCAAAAAATATGGAATCTCCGAAAAATTTGTTCGTTTTGACGAGAGCAAAGGAATGTGGTTCGTACCTGGAAAAGGACTTCCTAAAGAAGAAAAATCTTTCTTTTACGGAGTGGCCTTTCACCGTCCTTTAGGAGAAGAGGGAATCATATCCTCCCGTTTTGGAAAACGAAAGGATCCTTTCACACGAAAGGAAACCTTTCACGGAGGTTTGGATATCGCGGCAGAAGAAGGAACACCCGTATACGCTTCGGCAGATGGCGAGGTTTCTTTCTCCGAAAGAAAAGGCGGTTACGGAAATCTGATCGTTTTAAATCATAGACTCGGTTATGAAACCTTGTACGGACATCTCAGTTCCATGTCCGTACACTCGGGAGAAAAAGTTCGTAAAGGTCAAAAAATTGGGGAGGTAGGTCAGACCGGAAGAGCCACCGGAAATCATCTACACTTCGAAGTAAGAAGATTCAATCAAAGACAAAGACCCGTTTTTAGAAATCATGTTTAA
- a CDS encoding sulfate adenylyltransferase subunit 1 — MDLLRFITAGSVDDGKSTLIGRLLYDSKSIFEDQLEAIEKTGRGNNGQINLALLTDGLKAEREQGITIDVAYKYFSTPKRKFIIADAPGHVQYTRNMVTGASNSNLAIILIDARKGVIEQTYRHSYIASMLKIPHLVVCINKMDLVEFSQSRYEEIKAEYLNFAARLDIQDIEFIPISALNGDNVVDKSENLSWYEGRTLLSHLEEVYIESDENFEDARFPVQYVIRPLSDEHHDYRGYAGQVRSGIFRKGDAITILPSGFTSTIEAIDTYAGEVEEAFPPMSVTIRLKDEIDISRGDMIVKTDNLPVVSQDIEASICWMDSKSLLAGNKYLLRQTTNSVKAVVKEIEFKVAPDTHEKQDAAKGLALNEIGKIKIRTAKPVSFDEYRINRSTGSFILVDEGTNTTVGAGMITGVGA, encoded by the coding sequence ATGGATTTATTACGTTTTATTACCGCGGGAAGTGTGGATGACGGTAAGTCCACCTTGATCGGAAGACTTCTCTACGACAGTAAATCGATCTTTGAGGATCAGCTCGAAGCGATTGAAAAAACGGGCAGAGGCAATAACGGTCAGATCAATTTGGCTCTTCTTACGGACGGACTCAAAGCCGAAAGAGAACAAGGGATTACGATCGACGTTGCGTATAAATATTTTTCCACACCGAAACGGAAGTTCATCATCGCCGACGCGCCGGGTCACGTTCAATACACAAGAAACATGGTTACGGGCGCATCCAATTCCAATCTCGCAATCATTTTGATCGATGCGAGAAAGGGCGTGATCGAACAGACCTACCGTCATTCTTATATCGCCTCTATGTTGAAGATTCCCCATCTTGTAGTTTGTATCAACAAAATGGATCTTGTGGAATTTTCGCAAAGCAGATACGAGGAAATCAAAGCGGAATATCTTAACTTTGCGGCTCGTTTGGACATTCAAGATATTGAATTTATTCCGATCAGCGCACTCAACGGAGACAACGTCGTCGATAAGTCCGAAAATCTTTCCTGGTATGAAGGAAGAACTCTTCTTTCTCATCTCGAAGAAGTTTACATCGAAAGCGACGAGAATTTCGAGGACGCTCGTTTTCCGGTTCAATATGTGATCCGTCCTCTTTCCGATGAACACCATGATTACAGAGGATATGCGGGTCAGGTTCGCAGCGGTATTTTCAGAAAAGGTGATGCGATTACGATTCTACCGAGCGGATTTACGAGTACGATCGAAGCCATCGATACGTATGCGGGCGAAGTGGAAGAGGCCTTTCCTCCGATGTCCGTTACGATTCGTTTGAAAGACGAGATTGATATCTCCCGCGGAGATATGATCGTTAAGACGGACAATCTTCCCGTTGTTTCTCAGGACATCGAAGCAAGCATTTGTTGGATGGATTCGAAAAGTCTTTTAGCGGGAAATAAATATCTTTTGCGTCAAACTACGAATTCGGTGAAAGCGGTCGTAAAAGAAATCGAATTCAAAGTGGCTCCGGACACTCATGAAAAACAAGATGCGGCGAAAGGCCTCGCGTTAAACGAAATCGGAAAGATCAAAATTCGCACTGCAAAACCGGTTAGTTTTGACGAATATAGAATCAATCGTTCCACCGGAAGTTTTATTCTCGTAGACGAAGGGACCAATACGACCGTTGGCGCTGGGATGATCACAGGAGTCGGTGCGTAA
- a CDS encoding ABC transporter permease subunit has translation MKKYFLKRFLLIIPTLLGMTFIVFLISHFAPGGPLETEIAKIRGYGNSQGGSAKTISAEEIEIIKRRLHLDKPVGIAYLYWLKEILTFNLGESRLHSKDVSDLILEKLPISLTFGLSGFLLSYLICIPLGISKALKNGERFDIATSGIILITYSIPVFALSVLLLYTFASGELLSIFPLGHEVSDEYESLSSWEKISDRIEHMFLPVICYVSGSFAVLTLLMKNSLLEQISKEYVRTALSKGFSFKDAIFKHAFRNSLIPIATGFGNNLSLIFAGSLVIELVFNIDGMGLMSFQAVTERDTDLMMGLLLVQSLLSLTGNIISDFCYVLIDPRIQFE, from the coding sequence ATGAAAAAATATTTCCTAAAACGATTCCTTTTGATCATTCCGACTCTATTGGGAATGACGTTTATCGTTTTTTTGATCTCTCATTTTGCACCCGGAGGACCTCTCGAAACCGAAATCGCAAAGATTCGAGGTTATGGAAATTCGCAGGGGGGGAGCGCAAAAACGATCTCAGCGGAAGAAATAGAAATCATAAAAAGACGATTGCACTTGGACAAACCCGTTGGAATCGCTTATCTTTATTGGCTCAAAGAAATTCTTACCTTCAACCTTGGGGAATCTAGACTTCACTCGAAAGACGTATCCGATTTGATTTTAGAAAAACTTCCGATCTCTCTTACCTTCGGTCTTTCCGGCTTTTTATTATCGTATCTGATTTGTATCCCGCTCGGAATTTCAAAAGCTCTCAAAAACGGGGAACGTTTTGACATCGCCACCAGCGGAATCATTTTGATTACATACTCGATTCCCGTTTTTGCATTATCCGTTCTTCTTCTTTATACGTTTGCATCGGGGGAATTGTTGAGCATCTTTCCTTTAGGACACGAGGTCTCGGACGAATACGAATCGTTATCCTCTTGGGAAAAAATCAGCGATAGAATCGAACATATGTTTCTTCCGGTTATTTGTTATGTTTCCGGTTCGTTTGCAGTGCTTACACTTTTGATGAAAAATTCCCTTTTGGAACAAATTTCCAAAGAGTATGTGAGAACCGCTCTTTCCAAAGGTTTCAGTTTTAAGGATGCAATTTTTAAACACGCGTTTCGAAATTCCTTGATTCCGATCGCTACCGGTTTTGGAAACAATCTCAGTTTGATATTCGCTGGTTCTCTTGTTATCGAACTCGTTTTTAACATAGACGGAATGGGTTTGATGAGTTTTCAAGCAGTGACGGAAAGAGACACAGATTTGATGATGGGACTTTTGTTAGTACAAAGTCTTTTATCTCTTACGGGAAATATTATATCCGATTTTTGTTATGTACTCATAGATCCAAGGATTCAATTCGAATGA
- a CDS encoding phosphoadenylyl-sulfate reductase gives MNPQELEQKLAPLSLEDALEWISNEYGKTAAFSTSLGLEDQVITHVIFSRNLKIRIFTLDTGRLFNETYDLHKLTNASYGKKMETYFPDTDSIQNLINTKGPDSFYDSIENRKECCYIRKVEPLNRALIGTKLWITGIRSEQSDSRGSLTKVELDPSRNILKYHPILDWSLEQTQDYIDTNRIPVNVLHKKGFPSIGCAPCTRAVQPGEDIRSGRWWWEEDNQECGLHVVDGKLVRQKSGPKRAI, from the coding sequence ATGAACCCGCAAGAGTTGGAACAAAAACTTGCGCCTTTGAGCCTGGAAGACGCTTTAGAATGGATCAGCAACGAGTACGGGAAAACTGCGGCTTTCTCCACGAGTTTGGGTCTTGAGGATCAGGTAATTACCCATGTCATTTTTTCTAGAAATCTTAAAATCCGAATTTTCACGTTAGACACCGGCCGTCTTTTCAACGAGACTTATGATCTTCATAAACTCACCAACGCAAGTTACGGTAAGAAAATGGAAACCTATTTTCCCGATACAGACTCGATTCAAAATCTGATCAATACCAAGGGTCCGGACAGTTTTTACGACTCGATTGAAAACAGAAAAGAATGTTGTTATATCCGTAAAGTGGAACCTCTCAATCGAGCGTTGATCGGAACCAAGCTGTGGATCACAGGGATTCGTTCCGAACAATCGGATTCGAGAGGTTCTCTCACAAAAGTGGAATTGGACCCCTCTCGTAATATTCTTAAATATCATCCGATCTTGGATTGGAGTTTGGAACAAACTCAGGACTATATCGATACAAATCGGATTCCGGTTAACGTTCTTCATAAAAAAGGATTTCCATCGATCGGATGCGCACCTTGTACTCGTGCGGTTCAACCCGGAGAAGACATTCGCTCCGGTAGATGGTGGTGGGAAGAAGACAATCAAGAATGTGGACTGCACGTTGTGGACGGCAAGTTGGTCCGTCAAAAATCCGGTCCTAAAAGAGCAATATGA